In the Longimicrobiaceae bacterium genome, one interval contains:
- a CDS encoding HlyD family efflux transporter periplasmic adaptor subunit, protein MDIPRPQTPKRSRWILGGLGIAAVLATTIAVGRLEPAAPTVDAGVWLDTVQLGTFVREVRGPGTLVPEQIRYISAVTAGRVERVLVQPGTQVTPETELLTLSNPDVQLQLMEAQRQLATGEANLANLRATLENQRLSQEATVASAESQAREAERKAKAYRELAARGLYSQLEIQSLEDSAVELATRLEIEKKRLSFIEQSMAAQLAAQEAEIERLRGLVAFQQRYLESLRVTAGTRGVLRELPLQEGQWVNPGQQLAVVVQPGRLKAELRIPETQAKDVVVGQRASIDTRNGIVPGRVVRIDPAVVNGTVTVDVALEGELPRGARPDLSVDGTIEIERLQDVLFVGRPAYGQPESTIGVFRLDPDGEFARRVTVETGRASVNAIEIRSGLREGDVVILSDMSQWDGVERVKMR, encoded by the coding sequence GTGGATATTCCTCGCCCGCAAACCCCCAAGCGCTCGCGCTGGATCCTGGGAGGCCTGGGCATCGCCGCCGTCCTGGCGACCACCATTGCCGTCGGACGCCTCGAGCCCGCGGCACCCACCGTCGATGCGGGCGTCTGGCTCGACACGGTGCAGCTCGGCACCTTCGTTCGCGAGGTCCGCGGACCGGGAACGCTCGTGCCTGAGCAGATCCGCTACATCTCGGCGGTGACCGCCGGCCGGGTCGAGCGCGTGCTGGTGCAGCCGGGCACACAGGTGACGCCCGAGACCGAGCTGCTCACCCTCAGCAACCCCGACGTCCAGCTCCAGCTGATGGAGGCGCAGCGGCAGCTCGCCACCGGTGAAGCGAACCTCGCCAACCTTCGTGCCACCCTCGAGAATCAGAGGTTGAGCCAGGAGGCCACGGTGGCCAGCGCCGAATCGCAGGCCCGCGAGGCCGAGCGGAAGGCTAAGGCCTACCGTGAGCTCGCCGCGCGCGGGCTCTACAGCCAGCTCGAGATCCAGAGCCTGGAGGACTCCGCGGTGGAGCTGGCCACGCGCCTGGAGATCGAGAAGAAGCGGCTCAGCTTCATCGAGCAGTCGATGGCCGCCCAGCTCGCCGCGCAGGAAGCGGAGATCGAGCGGCTCCGCGGCCTGGTCGCGTTCCAGCAGCGCTACCTCGAGTCTCTGCGAGTCACGGCGGGCACCCGCGGCGTGCTGCGCGAGCTTCCCCTGCAGGAGGGACAGTGGGTAAACCCCGGCCAGCAGCTGGCAGTGGTGGTGCAGCCGGGTCGCCTCAAGGCGGAGCTGCGCATTCCCGAGACCCAGGCCAAGGACGTGGTGGTGGGGCAGCGCGCCTCGATCGACACCCGCAACGGCATCGTCCCCGGGCGCGTGGTCCGCATCGACCCCGCGGTGGTGAACGGCACGGTCACCGTGGACGTCGCCCTCGAGGGCGAGCTGCCGCGTGGTGCACGCCCGGACCTGAGTGTCGACGGGACAATCGAGATCGAGCGGCTGCAGGACGTCCTCTTCGTCGGCCGTCCGGCCTACGGACAGCCCGAGAGCACCATCGGCGTCTTCCGCCTCGACCCCGACGGCGAATTCGCTCGCCGCGTCACCGTCGAGACCGGCCGCGCCTCCGTCAACGCCATCGAGATCCGCAGTGGCCTGCGCGAGGGCGACGTGGTGATCCTCAGCGACATGTCGCAGTGGGACGGGGTGGAGAGGGTGAAGATGAGATGA
- a CDS encoding ABC transporter ATP-binding protein: MSDYASDSTPLIQLTNVSKVFLTEEVETHALSGIHLQIRQGEFVAIAGPSGCGKTTLLSILGLLDTPTSGEYKLVGQPVENLTARQRAHIRNREIGFIFQAFNLIGDLTVYENVELPLTYRGMPQSERRQRVNEALQRVGMAHRTNHYPAQLSGGQQQRVAVARAIAGSPSVLLADEPTGNLDSSNGEAVMDLLRELHQGGATIVMVTHDPRYEEYAERSVHLFDGQIVEDVSGPKAAELAAELEQHGFEVG; the protein is encoded by the coding sequence ATGTCTGACTACGCATCCGACTCCACTCCGCTCATCCAGCTCACCAACGTCAGCAAGGTCTTCCTCACGGAGGAGGTCGAGACCCACGCGCTGTCGGGCATCCACCTGCAGATCCGGCAGGGGGAGTTCGTGGCGATCGCGGGGCCGAGCGGGTGCGGCAAGACGACGCTGCTCTCGATCCTGGGGCTGCTGGATACGCCGACCAGCGGCGAGTACAAGCTGGTCGGCCAGCCGGTGGAGAACCTCACCGCCCGGCAGCGCGCCCACATTCGCAACCGCGAGATCGGCTTCATCTTCCAGGCCTTCAACCTGATCGGCGACCTCACGGTCTACGAGAACGTGGAGCTACCGCTCACCTATCGTGGCATGCCGCAGAGCGAGCGCCGCCAGCGGGTAAACGAAGCGCTCCAGCGCGTGGGGATGGCCCACCGCACCAACCACTATCCCGCGCAGCTGTCCGGCGGCCAGCAGCAGCGCGTCGCAGTGGCTCGTGCCATTGCCGGCAGCCCCAGCGTGCTCCTCGCGGACGAGCCCACTGGCAACCTCGACAGCAGCAACGGTGAGGCAGTGATGGACCTGCTGCGGGAGCTCCATCAGGGGGGCGCCACCATCGTGATGGTCACCCACGACCCGCGCTACGAGGAGTACGCGGAGCGCAGCGTCCACCTCTTCGACGGCCAGATCGTCGAGGACGTGAGCGGCCCCAAAGCCGCGGAGCTGGCCGCCGAGCTCGAGCAGCACGGCTTCGAGGTAGGCTGA
- a CDS encoding ABC transporter permease, translating to MSALRHAFRGLLRSPGLTTVAVLSLALGIGANTAIFSLIDAVMLRSLPVPEPDELVRVTFGDDGDAQLTNPLWEELRDRQDVFSGAFAYAEESFDLANGGESRPVVGNWVSGGFFSALGVRPAAGRLLTESDDRPGCPGTAVLGYGFWQSEFGGDPAVVGRTLALNGHPFEIVGVAPEGFFGFNVGTSTQVYAPLCATVILSPPTGGLDNRSFWFLRVAGRLREGVDVDDARARLAALAPSIYAATVPQDWNAEMQRSYLQGSLGAEPAANGYSDLRNNYDRALTILMGVVGLVLLIACANVANLLLARAATRERELAIRIAIGVGRARLLRQLLGESLLLSLLGAGAGLLFADWASGLLVAMLSSGPDPIALDLSLNPRVLAFTAAAAIGTTIFFGLLPAWRATQVDPQAAMRSNDYTIARGDSRFSARKALVVAQITLSLALLVVAGLLLGTLNRLATVETGFNREGILTTSLDLRKTGFDEEGLATAKREILERVRSSPGVVAASAADILPLSGAAWNGLIAVDGFQPQGERDALVFFNAVAEDYFTTMGTSLLAGREFTAADGADSPPVAVINEALARKFFGTRNPIGERIGLVSPGTGELDDLVEVVGVVRDTKYRSLREEPVQLLYRPLSQVGGGPSLRLLVRGRSEPEGLIPIVEAIAREVHPQISLRSSVLSERIAASLVGERVMATLASFFGGLAVILTVVGLYGTISYNVTRRRSEIGVRMALGAERNDLVRMILGEVARLLGVGLLLGLVVSLLSTKLLTSLLYGLSPRDPTTLALAAAALTAVALAAGSFPAWQAARMDPMAALREE from the coding sequence ATGTCCGCCCTCCGCCACGCCTTCCGGGGGCTGCTCCGCAGCCCCGGCTTGACCACCGTCGCCGTGCTGTCGTTGGCGCTCGGCATCGGCGCCAACACGGCCATCTTCAGCCTCATCGACGCGGTGATGCTGCGCTCGCTGCCTGTTCCGGAGCCGGACGAGCTGGTCCGAGTCACTTTCGGCGACGACGGGGACGCACAGCTCACCAATCCGTTGTGGGAGGAGCTTCGCGACCGGCAGGACGTATTCTCGGGCGCTTTCGCCTACGCCGAGGAATCGTTCGACCTGGCGAATGGGGGTGAGTCACGCCCCGTCGTCGGCAACTGGGTGAGCGGAGGATTCTTCTCCGCCCTCGGAGTGCGGCCCGCCGCGGGGCGGCTGCTGACAGAGAGCGACGACCGACCCGGCTGTCCGGGGACCGCCGTGCTCGGCTACGGTTTCTGGCAGAGCGAATTCGGCGGCGATCCGGCAGTCGTCGGCCGCACCCTCGCGCTGAACGGCCACCCCTTCGAGATCGTCGGGGTCGCGCCCGAGGGCTTCTTCGGCTTCAACGTGGGTACCTCGACCCAGGTGTATGCCCCGCTCTGCGCCACCGTGATCCTGTCGCCGCCGACGGGTGGTCTCGACAACCGGAGCTTCTGGTTCCTCCGGGTTGCGGGACGCCTGCGGGAGGGGGTGGACGTCGACGACGCCCGGGCTCGCCTCGCCGCCCTCGCGCCGTCGATCTACGCCGCCACGGTACCGCAGGACTGGAACGCGGAGATGCAGCGGTCCTACCTGCAGGGCTCCCTGGGTGCCGAGCCCGCGGCGAACGGCTACTCCGACCTGCGCAACAACTACGACCGGGCGCTCACCATCCTCATGGGCGTGGTCGGCCTCGTACTGCTCATCGCCTGCGCCAACGTCGCCAACCTGCTCCTCGCCCGCGCCGCCACACGGGAGCGCGAGCTCGCCATCCGAATCGCGATCGGGGTGGGACGCGCTCGGCTGTTGCGCCAGCTTCTGGGAGAGAGCCTGCTCCTCTCCCTGCTCGGCGCAGGGGCGGGGCTCCTGTTCGCAGACTGGGCGAGTGGGCTCCTGGTGGCGATGCTCTCGAGCGGCCCCGACCCGATTGCGCTGGACCTTTCGCTCAACCCCAGAGTGCTCGCCTTCACCGCGGCCGCGGCGATCGGCACGACGATCTTCTTCGGCCTCCTGCCGGCCTGGCGTGCCACCCAGGTGGACCCGCAGGCGGCGATGAGGTCGAACGACTACACCATTGCCCGGGGCGACTCCCGCTTCAGCGCGAGAAAGGCGCTGGTGGTGGCGCAGATCACGCTCTCGCTGGCTCTGCTGGTGGTTGCCGGGCTCCTGCTGGGAACGCTCAACCGGCTCGCCACGGTCGAGACCGGCTTCAACCGCGAAGGGATCCTTACCACCAGCCTCGACCTGAGGAAGACCGGCTTCGACGAGGAGGGCCTCGCCACGGCCAAGCGCGAGATCCTGGAGCGCGTCCGCTCCTCCCCGGGCGTGGTCGCCGCCAGCGCGGCGGACATCCTCCCCCTCAGCGGAGCAGCCTGGAACGGGCTGATCGCGGTCGACGGCTTCCAGCCGCAGGGAGAGCGGGACGCGCTGGTCTTCTTCAACGCGGTCGCGGAGGACTATTTCACGACCATGGGGACGAGCCTCCTGGCCGGTCGGGAGTTCACGGCGGCAGATGGGGCCGATTCGCCCCCGGTCGCCGTCATCAACGAGGCGCTCGCGCGGAAGTTCTTCGGCACGCGGAACCCGATCGGCGAGCGGATCGGCCTGGTCTCCCCGGGTACGGGCGAGTTGGACGACCTCGTCGAGGTGGTCGGGGTGGTCCGCGACACAAAATACCGATCGCTCCGCGAGGAGCCGGTGCAGCTCCTCTACCGTCCGCTCAGTCAGGTCGGGGGCGGACCTTCTCTCCGCCTGTTGGTGCGGGGGAGGAGCGAGCCCGAGGGCCTGATACCGATCGTGGAAGCGATCGCCCGCGAGGTGCACCCGCAGATCTCCCTTCGCTCTTCCGTGCTGTCGGAGCGTATCGCGGCTTCGCTGGTCGGAGAGCGGGTGATGGCCACGCTGGCCAGCTTCTTCGGCGGCCTCGCCGTGATCCTCACCGTGGTCGGCCTGTACGGCACGATCTCGTACAACGTGACCCGCCGCCGCAGCGAGATCGGCGTGCGCATGGCGCTTGGAGCCGAGCGCAACGACCTGGTGCGCATGATCCTGGGCGAAGTTGCGCGCCTGCTGGGCGTCGGGCTGCTCCTCGGCCTCGTCGTCTCGCTGCTGTCGACCAAGCTCCTGACCTCCCTGCTCTACGGCCTCTCGCCGCGCGACCCTACCACACTCGCCCTCGCCGCCGCGGCCCTGACCGCCGTCGCCCTGGCCGCGGGATCCTTCCCGGCCTGGCAGGCAGCACGGATGGATCCCATGGCGGCGCTGAGGGAGGAGTGA
- a CDS encoding ABC transporter ATP-binding protein, with protein MLSARSEHDLQSLPDPLLHLRDVGKHVDSRAGRINLLNHINLTVRPGDFISIMGPSGAGKTTLLNILAMFDGDFTGEYLFAGRAVHRMKPKERRELNKRHVGFVFQQYHLLDDLTVAENLEVPLSYRDVKRSERAALVADILDRFQIVGKKDLFPSQLSGGQQQLVAVARAVIARPTIILADEPTGSLHSSQGRMIMELLQKLNEEGITIVQVTHSEENAGYGNRIVQLMDGWIVNGEKLGARS; from the coding sequence ATGCTCTCCGCTCGAAGCGAACACGATCTGCAGTCCCTTCCCGACCCGCTCCTGCACCTGCGCGACGTCGGCAAGCACGTGGATTCCAGGGCGGGTCGGATCAACCTGCTGAACCACATCAACCTGACCGTCCGACCGGGCGACTTCATCAGCATCATGGGACCGTCCGGAGCCGGGAAAACCACGCTGCTGAACATCCTGGCGATGTTCGACGGGGACTTCACCGGGGAGTATCTCTTCGCGGGGCGCGCCGTTCACCGCATGAAGCCGAAGGAGCGGCGCGAGCTGAACAAGCGTCACGTGGGCTTCGTCTTCCAGCAGTATCACCTGCTCGACGACCTCACGGTCGCGGAGAACCTGGAGGTTCCGCTATCCTACCGCGACGTAAAGCGATCCGAGCGCGCCGCCCTCGTGGCGGACATTCTCGACCGCTTTCAGATCGTGGGGAAGAAGGACCTCTTCCCCTCGCAGCTCTCCGGTGGACAGCAGCAGCTCGTGGCGGTCGCCCGGGCGGTAATCGCCCGGCCCACTATCATCCTGGCCGACGAGCCCACCGGCAGCCTCCACTCCTCGCAGGGACGCATGATCATGGAGTTGTTGCAGAAGCTGAACGAGGAGGGAATCACGATCGTACAGGTGACGCATTCCGAGGAGAACGCCGGGTATGGGAACAGGATTGTGCAGCTGATGGATGGATGGATCGTGAACGGAGAGAAGCTAGGAGCTAGAAGCTAG
- a CDS encoding sigma-54 dependent transcriptional regulator: MPDSPPRILIADDQPDILQALRLLLKPEGYEVVTATSPAHVGQAVGEHDLDVILMDMNYARDTTSGKEGLDLLARINAVYPNLPVVVMTAWGSVEGAVEAMRRGARDYIEKPWDNARLLATLRTQVELSRALRRSASLEDANRRLQGDGLPKMIAESRAMQPILRIMERIGPSDANVLITGEHGTGKEVVARWLHASSRRARKPLVTVNAGGISEGLFESELFGHVKGAFTDAKSDRIGFFEMADGGTLFLDEIGNLSPKLQARLLRVLQTGEFQRVGSSRTIRADVRVLSATNLNLDTEVAEGRFREDLLYRLNTVEIRLPPLRERREDIPTLANHFLRRQAAQYRKSITGFSPQAMNALLAYDWPGNIRELEHTVERAVLLASGEVVEAADLNLRGQSQPEEPQTLEEMSLAEVERVLIQKALRRHGGNVTQAAEALGLSRSALYRRLQRYGL; encoded by the coding sequence ATGCCTGATTCCCCTCCCAGAATTCTCATTGCCGACGATCAACCCGACATTCTCCAGGCGCTCCGGCTGTTGTTGAAGCCGGAGGGATACGAGGTGGTCACGGCCACGTCGCCGGCCCACGTGGGTCAGGCCGTCGGCGAGCACGATCTGGACGTGATCCTGATGGACATGAACTACGCGCGGGACACGACCTCGGGCAAGGAGGGGTTGGACCTGCTCGCGCGCATCAATGCGGTGTATCCGAACCTTCCCGTGGTGGTGATGACGGCGTGGGGGAGCGTGGAGGGCGCGGTGGAGGCGATGCGGCGCGGTGCACGCGATTACATCGAGAAACCCTGGGACAACGCCCGCCTGCTGGCCACGTTGCGCACGCAGGTCGAGCTGAGCCGCGCGCTACGCCGCAGCGCCTCGCTGGAGGACGCGAACCGGCGCCTGCAGGGCGATGGGCTCCCGAAGATGATCGCGGAATCCCGCGCCATGCAGCCGATCCTGCGCATCATGGAGCGGATCGGGCCGTCGGACGCGAACGTGTTGATCACGGGTGAGCACGGCACGGGCAAGGAGGTGGTCGCCCGCTGGCTGCACGCCTCCTCTCGCCGTGCCCGCAAGCCGCTGGTCACGGTCAACGCCGGTGGAATCTCGGAGGGGCTCTTCGAGAGCGAGCTGTTCGGCCACGTGAAGGGGGCGTTCACCGACGCCAAGTCCGACCGGATCGGCTTCTTCGAGATGGCCGACGGCGGCACCCTCTTCCTCGACGAGATCGGCAACCTCTCTCCCAAGCTGCAGGCGCGGCTGCTGCGGGTGCTGCAGACCGGGGAGTTCCAGCGGGTCGGCTCCTCCCGCACGATCCGGGCGGACGTCCGTGTCCTCTCCGCCACCAACCTCAATCTCGACACCGAAGTGGCCGAGGGTCGCTTCCGTGAGGACCTGCTCTACCGCCTGAACACGGTGGAGATCCGCCTGCCCCCCCTGCGCGAACGTCGCGAGGACATTCCGACGCTCGCCAATCACTTCCTGCGCCGACAGGCGGCGCAGTACCGCAAGAGCATCACCGGTTTCTCCCCGCAGGCGATGAATGCGCTCCTGGCCTACGACTGGCCGGGGAACATCCGCGAGCTCGAGCACACCGTGGAGCGCGCCGTCCTCCTCGCCTCGGGCGAGGTGGTCGAAGCGGCGGACCTCAACCTGCGCGGCCAGAGCCAGCCCGAGGAGCCCCAGACGCTCGAAGAGATGTCCCTCGCGGAGGTCGAGCGCGTCCTCATCCAGAAAGCCCTCCGTCGCCACGGCGGCAACGTCACCCAAGCCGCGGAAGCGCTGGGGCTGAGCAGAAGCGCGCTATATCGCAGACTGCAGCGGTATGGACTGTGA
- a CDS encoding ATP-binding protein, with amino-acid sequence MPGLRYQSRILLLALLAGAPGTAIGVGLVWAQGYQLRTEWTLTLLVVGVWLGAAFALRERVVRPLQTLANLLGALREGDFSIRARGARGDDALGLAQLEVNTLAETLREQRLGAQEATALLRTVMAEIDVAILAFDEQQRVRLANRAAEDLLGQPAARLMGRRASDVELESCLSGVAPRTFSGSFAGRSGRWELRRSEFRQGGLPHQLVVLSDVSRALREEERAAWQRLTRVLSHEINNSLTPIQSIAGSLLDLVRQEPLPADAAEDLRQGLGVIRSRAASLGRFLSSYARLTRLPPPSSVPIDVRPWIHRVAALESRVPVRVVDGPDLIVTADPDQLDQLLINLLRNAADASLETGGAVTISWSADPDELAIQVLDEGPGLQDSSNLFVPFFTTKPNGSGIGLVLSRQIADAHSGSLTLENRKDGRGCVAEVRIPRGNSGGGR; translated from the coding sequence TTGCCCGGCCTCCGCTACCAGTCCAGAATTCTTCTGCTCGCGCTGCTGGCGGGAGCGCCGGGGACGGCGATCGGGGTGGGGCTGGTGTGGGCGCAGGGGTACCAGCTGCGCACGGAGTGGACGCTGACGCTGCTCGTTGTGGGGGTGTGGCTGGGGGCGGCCTTCGCTCTGCGGGAGAGGGTCGTGCGGCCGCTGCAGACACTGGCCAACCTGTTGGGGGCGCTGCGGGAGGGGGATTTCTCGATCCGCGCACGCGGCGCGCGTGGGGACGACGCCCTGGGCCTCGCCCAGCTGGAGGTGAATACGCTGGCCGAGACGCTCCGCGAGCAGCGCCTCGGTGCGCAGGAGGCCACCGCCCTCCTACGGACGGTGATGGCCGAGATCGACGTCGCCATCCTCGCCTTCGACGAGCAGCAACGGGTGCGGCTGGCAAACCGCGCGGCGGAGGACTTGCTCGGTCAGCCCGCCGCCCGGCTGATGGGGCGGCGCGCGAGCGACGTCGAACTCGAATCCTGCCTCAGCGGGGTCGCTCCGCGAACCTTCAGCGGCAGCTTTGCAGGCCGTAGCGGACGCTGGGAGTTGCGTCGCTCGGAGTTCCGACAGGGAGGGCTCCCGCACCAGCTGGTGGTTCTCTCGGACGTGAGTCGGGCGCTCCGCGAGGAGGAGCGCGCCGCCTGGCAGCGACTTACCCGGGTCCTCAGCCACGAGATCAACAACTCGCTCACGCCCATCCAGTCGATCGCCGGCAGCCTGCTCGACCTCGTCCGGCAGGAGCCGCTTCCCGCCGATGCGGCGGAGGACCTGCGCCAGGGTCTCGGAGTCATCCGCAGCCGAGCCGCGTCACTGGGCCGCTTCCTCTCCTCCTACGCCCGCCTCACCCGGCTCCCCCCACCCAGTTCGGTCCCGATAGACGTCCGCCCCTGGATCCACCGCGTCGCTGCGCTCGAGAGCCGCGTGCCCGTGCGCGTAGTCGACGGGCCTGACCTGATCGTGACAGCCGATCCCGACCAGCTCGACCAACTCCTCATCAACCTGCTGCGCAACGCAGCCGACGCCTCGCTCGAAACCGGCGGTGCCGTCACCATCTCCTGGAGCGCGGACCCCGACGAGCTGGCCATCCAGGTCCTGGACGAGGGTCCCGGCCTCCAGGACAGCAGCAACCTCTTTGTCCCCTTCTTCACCACCAAACCCAATGGCAGCGGCATCGGCCTTGTCCTCTCTCGCCAGATCGCCGACGCCCACAGCGGCTCGCTCACGCTGGAGAACCGGAAGGATGGGCGGGGGTGTGTCGCGGAGGTGAGGATCCCGAGGGGGAATTCCGGGGGCGGACGTTAA
- a CDS encoding sigma-54 dependent transcriptional regulator, with the protein MTAVSEAPNRGRLLLIEDDESARRFVVFVLERAGYSVEVSATGMEALRALERELFDVVLLDVNLPDVGGLDVLAAGRSLQTDCQFIMVTGDDAADTAVEAMKLGAFDYITKPVGADVLLLTVEKAQRDTQLRREVTQLRRQVAESRKTRIIGKSAALRRVHDLIERVAPTAATVLITGETGTGKELVARAIHELSDRARGPFVAVNCSALPETLLESELFGYVKGAFTGAISNRRGLFEEAHGGTLFLDEIATISPAIQVKLLRVLQERHIQRLGSSQPVPVDFRLIAAGNIPLEEEVAAGRFREDLYYRLNIFPIHVPPLRERKEDIPLLASHFRLKFAAEHGLEPPEISPETMRRLLSHDWPGNVRELENFIERSVILHAGARTIPFEAPARGRLRGSVESELVAKAARNRWSLARLEREYILELLQVNHGHQMRTAEILGIDRRTLYRKLKQYREEGVWVGEDDVKAAG; encoded by the coding sequence ATGACGGCCGTATCCGAGGCCCCTAATCGGGGTCGCCTGCTCCTCATCGAAGACGACGAAAGCGCCCGGCGCTTCGTCGTCTTCGTGCTGGAGCGAGCGGGCTACTCGGTCGAGGTCTCGGCGACGGGGATGGAGGCGCTACGGGCGCTCGAGCGCGAGCTCTTCGACGTCGTGCTCCTCGACGTCAACCTGCCTGACGTAGGGGGGCTCGACGTGCTGGCTGCGGGGCGGAGCCTGCAGACGGACTGTCAGTTCATCATGGTGACCGGCGACGACGCCGCGGATACGGCGGTCGAGGCGATGAAGCTGGGCGCCTTCGATTACATCACCAAGCCGGTCGGGGCCGACGTCCTGCTCCTGACGGTCGAGAAGGCGCAGCGGGATACCCAGCTGCGGCGCGAGGTCACCCAGCTTCGCCGGCAGGTGGCCGAGAGCCGCAAGACGCGGATCATTGGCAAGTCCGCCGCGCTGCGTCGCGTGCACGACCTGATCGAGCGGGTCGCGCCGACGGCCGCGACGGTGCTGATCACTGGCGAGACGGGGACCGGCAAGGAGCTGGTGGCACGAGCGATCCACGAGCTCTCCGACCGGGCGCGCGGTCCGTTCGTGGCGGTCAACTGCTCCGCGCTCCCCGAGACGCTGCTGGAGAGCGAGCTCTTCGGCTACGTGAAGGGAGCCTTCACGGGAGCGATATCGAACCGGCGCGGCTTGTTCGAGGAGGCGCACGGTGGAACCCTCTTCCTCGACGAGATCGCCACCATCTCGCCGGCCATCCAGGTGAAGCTGCTGCGCGTCCTGCAGGAGCGGCACATCCAACGGCTGGGGAGCAGTCAGCCGGTGCCGGTCGACTTCCGGTTGATTGCGGCGGGGAACATCCCGCTGGAGGAGGAGGTCGCCGCCGGCCGCTTCCGCGAGGATCTCTACTACCGGCTCAACATCTTCCCCATCCATGTCCCCCCGCTGCGGGAGCGGAAGGAGGACATTCCCCTGCTGGCGAGTCACTTCCGCCTGAAGTTCGCCGCGGAGCACGGCCTCGAGCCCCCCGAGATCAGCCCGGAGACGATGCGCCGCCTGCTGAGCCACGACTGGCCCGGCAATGTGCGCGAGCTGGAGAATTTCATCGAGCGCTCCGTCATCCTGCACGCCGGCGCGCGCACCATCCCCTTCGAGGCCCCCGCGCGCGGACGACTGCGCGGGAGCGTCGAGTCGGAGCTCGTGGCGAAGGCGGCCAGGAACCGCTGGAGCCTGGCCCGGCTCGAGCGCGAGTACATCCTGGAACTGCTGCAAGTCAATCACGGGCACCAGATGCGGACCGCCGAGATCCTGGGCATCGACCGGCGCACCCTCTACCGCAAGCTCAAGCAGTACCGGGAAGAGGGGGTGTGGGTGGGGGAGGATGATGTGAAGGCTGCGGGATAG
- a CDS encoding class I tRNA ligase family protein — EYGTGAIMAVPGHDERDFEFARKFGLPIRRVIAAEGETADTPLEEAYVGPGTLVNSGRFDGLDWKEGGRAIVEEMGGQGLAEPQVNYRLHDWCISRQRYWGPPVPILYCDACGVVPVPEDQLPVQLPYVEDYRPDASGISPLARHSEWYLTECPSCGGKARRETDVSDTFLDSAWYFLRYPSANNDSLPFDPELTRSWLPVHSYIGGNEHAVLHLLYARFITMALKDLGLIEFEEPFQRFRAHGLIIKDGAKMSKSRGNVVVPDEYIERYGADTFRTYLMFLGPYQEGGDFREAGITGPHGFLNRLWDSVLTAEDRPLDPEVEQKLHGTIQKVTEDIESLSYNTAIAAMMEYLNVVRSGGRTVERAAVEPLLLMVAPFAPHLAEELWERLGNEGSIFERGRWPEFDPRKAVPDSVEFVVQVNGKVRTRLRLPRGISEDEARAAALADANVQRYTDGKSPRKTIFVPDRLLNLVVG, encoded by the coding sequence GAGTACGGGACGGGCGCCATCATGGCGGTCCCGGGGCACGATGAGCGCGACTTCGAGTTCGCGCGCAAGTTCGGACTGCCGATCCGCCGGGTGATCGCGGCGGAGGGGGAGACGGCGGATACGCCCCTGGAGGAAGCATACGTCGGACCGGGCACCCTGGTGAATTCCGGTCGCTTCGATGGGCTGGACTGGAAGGAGGGCGGTCGAGCGATCGTGGAGGAGATGGGTGGTCAGGGGCTGGCCGAACCCCAGGTGAATTACCGGCTCCACGACTGGTGCATCTCGCGGCAGAGGTACTGGGGGCCGCCGGTCCCGATCCTCTACTGCGACGCCTGCGGCGTTGTACCGGTGCCGGAAGACCAGCTCCCGGTGCAGCTCCCCTACGTCGAGGATTACCGGCCTGACGCGTCGGGGATCTCGCCGCTCGCGCGCCACAGCGAGTGGTACCTGACGGAGTGCCCGTCGTGCGGCGGCAAGGCGCGGAGGGAGACCGACGTCTCCGATACATTTTTGGACTCGGCCTGGTACTTCCTGCGCTACCCGTCCGCGAACAACGATTCGCTGCCTTTCGACCCGGAGCTCACCCGCTCGTGGCTGCCGGTGCACAGCTACATCGGCGGCAACGAGCACGCGGTGCTGCACCTGCTTTACGCACGCTTCATCACCATGGCGCTGAAGGACCTCGGCCTGATCGAGTTCGAGGAGCCGTTCCAGCGCTTCCGCGCCCACGGCCTGATCATCAAGGACGGGGCGAAAATGTCGAAGTCGCGCGGGAACGTCGTGGTTCCCGACGAGTACATCGAAAGGTACGGAGCCGACACCTTCCGGACCTACCTGATGTTCCTGGGGCCCTACCAGGAGGGAGGGGACTTCCGCGAGGCGGGAATCACGGGGCCGCACGGCTTCCTCAATCGATTGTGGGACTCCGTTCTCACCGCGGAGGACCGCCCGCTGGACCCGGAGGTGGAGCAGAAGCTCCACGGCACCATCCAGAAGGTGACCGAGGACATCGAGTCGCTCTCCTACAACACCGCCATCGCCGCCATGATGGAGTACCTGAACGTGGTGCGCAGCGGTGGTCGAACGGTGGAGCGTGCGGCCGTCGAGCCGCTGCTGCTGATGGTGGCGCCGTTCGCGCCGCACCTGGCGGAGGAGCTCTGGGAGCGACTGGGCAACGAGGGATCGATCTTCGAGCGGGGTCGCTGGCCCGAGTTTGATCCCCGGAAGGCGGTGCCCGACAGCGTGGAGTTCGTCGTACAGGTGAACGGGAAGGTACGCACCCGTCTGCGGCTGCCCCGCGGTATCTCGGAAGATGAAGCGCGCGCCGCCGCGCTCGCCGACGCGAACGTCCAGCGGTACACCGACGGCAAGAGCCCTCGCAAGACGATCTTCGTCCCGGATCGACTGCTGAACCTGGTGGTCGGCTGA